Proteins encoded together in one Aminipila butyrica window:
- a CDS encoding glycyl radical protein, producing the protein MKILDISNVSVSPRIQGLIDELFKGKPQIEWERAALVTESYRSTENLPTVLRKAKALEHVLHNLPIVIRENELIVGNLTKAPFSTQAFPEYSYKWLLDEFETLGLRKGDVFEISEESKSKLREAFTYWDGKTVNELATQYMYPETRTAIERNMFTVGNYYFNGVGHIGVDYAKVLKVGFNGIIKEATDEMENADRNCPDFIKKRNFLEAVIITAKAAIRFAQRFAELAESLAAQTSGIRSQELLRIAQNCKRVPAEPAKDFYEAIQSFWFVQAIIQIESNGHSISPLRFDQYMYPYYIEDIKSNKLTKESAQELLDCLWVKFNDINKVRDEGSTKGFGGYPMFQNLIVGGQDKTGLDATNELSIACLEATEHTKLPQPSISIRVWNKSPDEFLMKAAEVSRVGLGMPAYYNDEVIIPALVSRGLTFEDARDYGIIGCVEPQKGGKTEGWHDAAFFNLARVMELMLNNGCDNGLQLGPKSGDVTSFTTFDQLMDAYKEQMEYFVSLLANADNAVDLAHSERAPLPFLSSMVEDCIGRGKSVQEGGAIYNFTGPQGVGVANVADSMEVLKELVYDKKLYTIQQIKAAMACNFEGMGTVTASPMGSITRTDIENIVSKLTEGGKKITQEQASMLTALVEGLSKVGNAAGENVECTRLMNDINAVPKFGNDINSVDLMAKEVALVYCKEVEKHKNPRNGSFQPGLYPVSANVPMGSQTGATPDGRKSGEPLADGVSPISGRDINGPTAAANSVAMLDHASASNGTLFNQKFHPSALSGQAGLEKLSALVRGFFDQKGMHVQYNVVGRETLLEAQKNPDAYKNLVVRVAGYSAHFVALDKTLQDDIIARTEQVF; encoded by the coding sequence ATGAAAATTTTAGATATATCAAATGTAAGTGTAAGCCCGAGAATTCAGGGGTTAATTGATGAACTATTTAAAGGAAAGCCGCAGATTGAATGGGAAAGAGCAGCTCTAGTTACCGAATCCTATCGGTCAACAGAAAATCTACCGACTGTTTTGAGGAAAGCAAAGGCGTTGGAGCATGTACTGCATAACCTTCCTATCGTCATCAGAGAGAATGAATTGATTGTAGGAAATTTAACTAAAGCGCCCTTTTCAACTCAAGCATTTCCTGAATACTCTTATAAATGGCTTTTAGATGAATTTGAAACATTGGGGCTTAGAAAAGGTGATGTTTTTGAGATTAGTGAAGAGTCAAAGAGCAAGCTGAGAGAAGCCTTTACTTATTGGGATGGTAAAACAGTCAATGAGTTGGCAACTCAATATATGTATCCGGAAACTCGAACTGCTATTGAGCGCAATATGTTTACAGTAGGAAATTACTATTTTAACGGAGTAGGTCATATCGGGGTGGATTATGCAAAGGTCCTGAAAGTAGGATTCAATGGCATCATCAAAGAAGCAACCGATGAGATGGAAAATGCGGATAGAAACTGTCCTGATTTCATTAAAAAAAGAAATTTTTTAGAAGCTGTTATTATTACGGCAAAAGCAGCTATTCGTTTTGCACAGCGTTTTGCTGAGCTAGCTGAGAGCCTGGCAGCACAGACAAGCGGTATTAGAAGCCAGGAACTTCTTAGAATTGCGCAGAACTGTAAAAGGGTACCGGCAGAGCCTGCAAAAGATTTTTATGAAGCCATTCAGTCATTTTGGTTTGTACAAGCGATTATTCAAATTGAATCCAATGGTCACTCCATTTCTCCTCTTCGATTTGACCAATACATGTACCCATACTATATTGAGGACATTAAAAGCAATAAATTGACCAAGGAAAGTGCACAGGAATTGCTTGATTGTCTATGGGTCAAGTTTAATGATATTAACAAAGTTAGAGATGAAGGTTCCACAAAGGGATTTGGCGGATATCCAATGTTCCAGAATCTAATTGTTGGTGGGCAGGATAAGACGGGGTTAGATGCAACCAATGAATTATCCATTGCTTGTTTAGAAGCCACAGAGCATACTAAATTACCGCAGCCGTCCATTTCAATACGTGTTTGGAATAAGTCACCGGATGAATTCCTGATGAAAGCTGCTGAAGTAAGCAGAGTTGGGTTAGGTATGCCTGCTTATTACAATGATGAAGTGATTATCCCGGCTCTTGTTAGCAGAGGCTTAACTTTTGAGGATGCAAGAGATTATGGTATTATTGGCTGTGTTGAACCTCAGAAGGGCGGTAAAACCGAAGGGTGGCATGATGCGGCATTCTTCAATTTGGCCAGAGTAATGGAACTCATGCTGAACAATGGCTGTGATAATGGCTTGCAGCTAGGTCCTAAGTCGGGAGATGTAACGAGCTTCACCACCTTTGATCAATTAATGGATGCTTATAAAGAACAAATGGAATACTTTGTATCTCTATTGGCCAATGCAGACAATGCAGTAGATTTGGCACACAGTGAAAGAGCCCCATTACCTTTCTTGTCCTCCATGGTAGAAGATTGTATTGGAAGAGGCAAGTCGGTACAGGAAGGCGGCGCAATTTATAACTTTACAGGTCCTCAGGGTGTTGGTGTAGCCAATGTTGCCGATTCCATGGAAGTATTAAAGGAACTAGTATACGACAAGAAGCTTTACACCATTCAGCAGATAAAGGCAGCTATGGCCTGCAACTTTGAAGGGATGGGAACTGTAACAGCAAGCCCAATGGGTAGCATTACAAGAACGGATATCGAAAATATAGTAAGCAAGTTAACGGAAGGCGGCAAAAAGATTACGCAGGAACAGGCAAGCATGCTGACTGCTTTAGTGGAAGGCCTATCTAAAGTTGGAAATGCTGCTGGAGAAAATGTAGAGTGCACTAGATTGATGAACGATATTAATGCTGTTCCAAAGTTTGGCAATGACATTAATTCGGTAGACTTAATGGCAAAAGAAGTTGCTTTAGTGTATTGCAAGGAAGTAGAAAAGCATAAGAATCCGAGAAATGGTTCTTTCCAGCCAGGTCTATATCCGGTGTCTGCAAATGTTCCGATGGGTTCTCAAACTGGCGCAACTCCAGATGGAAGAAAGTCTGGTGAGCCATTGGCCGATGGCGTATCTCCAATTTCGGGAAGAGATATAAACGGGCCGACTGCCGCTGCAAATTCTGTAGCCATGCTAGACCACGCCAGTGCTTCAAATGGTACATTATTTAATCAAAAATTTCATCCTTCTGCATTAAGTGGACAGGCAGGTCTTGAAAAACTCTCCGCACTGGTAAGAGGATTCTTTGACCAGAAGGGCATGCATGTTCAGTATAATGTGGTTGGCAGAGAGACTTTGCTGGAAGCACAGAAAAATCCAGATGCTTATAAAAACTTAGTTGTACGAGTTGCTGGATATAGTGCTCACTTCGTAGCGTTGGATAAAACGTTACAGGATGATATTATTGCGAGAACAGAGCAGGTGTTTTAA
- a CDS encoding BMC domain-containing protein, which yields MEFRIIKAPSAGTLDILKQRMKATAAAAMNGVGAVGLVQGRMIEMICAADMAEKAVGVTVEDVRGSCPQNMIMIAIFGDTASVESAIQEIRRKLEEGKIYVNRKTD from the coding sequence ATGGAGTTTAGGATTATAAAAGCTCCTTCTGCAGGGACGCTGGACATTCTGAAACAACGCATGAAAGCAACTGCTGCAGCGGCAATGAATGGCGTAGGGGCTGTGGGTCTTGTACAGGGCAGAATGATTGAGATGATTTGTGCTGCTGATATGGCTGAAAAGGCAGTGGGCGTCACCGTGGAAGACGTTCGAGGAAGCTGTCCGCAGAATATGATTATGATTGCCATCTTTGGCGATACTGCTTCTGTCGAATCAGCTATTCAGGAAATCAGGCGCAAACTGGAAGAAGGAAAAATATATGTTAACAGGAAGACTGATTGA
- a CDS encoding acetaldehyde dehydrogenase (acetylating) yields the protein MENFDYDLRSIQEVRDLARLGKIATEKIATYTEEQIDRILRNMVKAAQENAVCLAQMAVEETGFGKVEDKTYKNHMASVILYDAIKNMKTIGVIQEDVAQKVIEIAEPVGLVMGIVPSTNPTSTAIFKAIIAIKSRNAIVFSPHPSAAKCTQKAVQCMADAAVAAGAPENIIGCISMPTVGATNELMKSKEVAIIIATGGPGMVKAAYSAGKPALGVGAGNSPAYIEKTANIHQAIQNIIASKTFDNGTICASEQSIICEEGNRDEVIAELRKQGGYFMTAEETAKVCKLLFKNGHNMNAKFVGRAAVVIAEAAGFSVPEGTKVLVGEQGGVGDGYPLSFEKLTTVLGFYTVKDWHEACELSIKLLQNGIGHTMSLHTEDREMVMKFAAKPASRILVNTGSAMGGVGASTGLMPSFTLGCGTWGGSSVSENVTPMHLINIKRVAYGLRDCTTLASADPTFNYNLSGGCTASVEEGMNQTTLIDLVDQIVAAMKGSN from the coding sequence GTGGAAAACTTTGATTATGATTTACGTTCCATACAAGAAGTAAGAGATCTTGCACGCCTTGGAAAGATTGCGACAGAAAAAATAGCCACATACACCGAAGAGCAGATCGATAGAATTCTGCGCAATATGGTAAAGGCAGCACAAGAAAATGCGGTTTGTTTGGCACAGATGGCAGTAGAGGAAACAGGTTTTGGTAAAGTAGAAGATAAGACATACAAAAACCATATGGCTTCCGTTATTCTATATGATGCTATTAAGAACATGAAAACGATTGGTGTGATTCAAGAAGATGTAGCTCAGAAAGTAATTGAAATTGCGGAACCGGTGGGCCTAGTAATGGGAATTGTTCCATCCACAAACCCAACTTCAACTGCTATCTTTAAGGCAATAATTGCGATTAAGTCAAGAAATGCAATTGTATTTTCCCCACATCCTTCCGCAGCAAAATGCACACAGAAGGCTGTACAATGTATGGCTGACGCAGCAGTAGCGGCAGGAGCACCTGAAAATATCATCGGATGCATCTCCATGCCGACAGTGGGGGCAACAAATGAACTGATGAAGAGCAAAGAAGTCGCAATAATTATTGCAACTGGCGGGCCAGGAATGGTAAAAGCAGCCTACAGTGCAGGTAAGCCGGCACTAGGCGTAGGAGCTGGAAACTCTCCTGCATATATCGAAAAGACTGCAAATATTCATCAGGCTATCCAAAATATCATTGCAAGTAAAACCTTTGACAATGGCACAATCTGTGCATCCGAACAGTCAATTATCTGTGAAGAAGGGAATAGAGATGAAGTAATCGCAGAGCTGAGAAAGCAGGGCGGATATTTCATGACAGCTGAAGAAACGGCAAAGGTTTGCAAGCTATTATTTAAGAATGGCCACAACATGAATGCAAAGTTTGTCGGAAGAGCGGCAGTCGTAATTGCTGAGGCAGCAGGATTCAGTGTTCCGGAAGGAACAAAAGTACTGGTCGGAGAACAGGGTGGCGTAGGTGACGGATATCCGTTATCCTTCGAAAAGTTAACCACCGTCTTGGGATTCTATACAGTAAAAGATTGGCATGAAGCATGTGAGTTAAGTATTAAATTATTGCAAAACGGTATCGGACATACTATGAGCCTTCATACAGAAGACAGAGAAATGGTCATGAAGTTTGCAGCAAAGCCAGCCTCCAGAATTCTTGTAAACACAGGAAGTGCAATGGGTGGAGTAGGCGCAAGCACAGGCTTAATGCCATCTTTCACTCTAGGATGCGGGACATGGGGCGGAAGCTCAGTATCCGAAAACGTAACCCCAATGCACTTAATCAACATCAAGAGAGTTGCATATGGATTAAGGGATTGCACAACGTTAGCTTCTGCTGATCCAACATTCAACTACAACTTATCCGGCGGATGCACTGCCTCTGTAGAAGAAGGCATGAATCAGACCACTCTAATTGATTTAGTAGATCAGATTGTAGCAGCCATGAAGGGGAGCAACTAA
- a CDS encoding helix-turn-helix domain-containing protein — MNENMAECVANPTKCKLLLEIYSKGQATAKQLTDTYSDITHATLYRYLKKMTADGILKVVAENQIRGTVERVYAVADDLLMDMQRMVEENNGPAYMMLFTKFVMGLTEEFRQYTSRSDINLLQDGSGFSVAPIYATTEELTAALTEMGKIIEPLLTNEKTPERDLHNIAIITTPPKKEKK, encoded by the coding sequence GTGAATGAAAATATGGCAGAGTGTGTTGCTAACCCGACAAAGTGTAAGCTGCTGCTTGAAATATATAGTAAAGGACAGGCAACGGCGAAGCAGCTGACTGATACCTACAGTGATATCACTCATGCGACGTTATATCGTTATTTAAAGAAGATGACTGCTGATGGGATTTTAAAAGTAGTGGCAGAAAATCAAATTCGCGGAACCGTGGAAAGGGTATACGCTGTGGCGGATGATTTGTTAATGGATATGCAAAGAATGGTGGAGGAAAATAACGGACCGGCGTATATGATGTTGTTCACCAAATTTGTGATGGGGCTGACAGAGGAATTTCGGCAGTATACGTCTCGGTCAGATATCAATCTTTTACAAGATGGCTCTGGGTTTTCTGTCGCCCCTATATATGCTACCACCGAAGAACTAACTGCAGCCTTAACTGAAATGGGTAAGATCATTGAGCCGCTTTTGACCAATGAAAAAACGCCAGAGCGTGATTTGCATAACATTGCCATTATCACGACTCCACCTAAAAAAGAGAAAAAGTAA
- a CDS encoding ABC transporter ATP-binding protein — MLEIRDFTKTYHGGKKAVDNLNLAVEAGDIYGFIGHNGAGKTTTIRAIVGIMDFGSGEIFIDGHSVKKEAVLCKSITAYIPDNPDLYDYLTGIQYLNYIGDMFSVSKTERETLIKKYADRFELTANLGDMISAYSHGMRQKLALIGAFIHRPRLMVLDEPFVGLDPVASFQLKGMMRELCDEGGAIFFSTHVLEVAEKLCDKIAIIKGGKLIASGITEEVRGDKSLESMFLEVAGND; from the coding sequence ATTTTAGAAATTAGGGATTTTACCAAAACCTATCATGGCGGAAAAAAGGCGGTGGACAACCTGAACCTTGCTGTAGAGGCCGGTGATATTTACGGATTTATTGGACATAACGGGGCGGGAAAGACGACAACCATCCGAGCAATCGTTGGCATTATGGATTTCGGCAGTGGCGAAATTTTCATTGATGGTCATTCGGTTAAGAAAGAAGCTGTATTGTGTAAATCTATTACGGCATATATTCCGGACAATCCGGATTTGTACGATTACCTGACGGGGATACAATATCTGAACTATATAGGTGATATGTTCAGTGTTTCCAAGACAGAACGGGAGACCTTGATAAAGAAATACGCCGATCGCTTTGAATTGACGGCCAATCTCGGCGATATGATTTCTGCCTACTCCCACGGGATGAGGCAGAAGCTGGCTCTGATTGGGGCATTTATTCATCGGCCGCGATTGATGGTATTAGATGAGCCTTTTGTCGGCCTTGACCCGGTAGCGTCCTTTCAGCTGAAAGGTATGATGCGTGAACTATGTGATGAGGGCGGAGCGATTTTCTTTTCAACCCATGTTCTTGAAGTAGCCGAAAAACTCTGCGATAAAATTGCCATTATAAAAGGCGGAAAGCTAATTGCAAGTGGCATAACGGAAGAAGTGCGCGGAGATAAGAGCCTGGAGAGCATGTTTTTGGAGGTGGCAGGCAATGACTAA
- the eutM gene encoding ethanolamine utilization microcompartment protein EutM, with protein sequence MKYDALGMIETKGLVGSIEAADAMVKAANVTLIGKEFVGGGLVTVMVRGDVGAVKAATDAGAAAAQRVGELISVHVIPRPHAEVESILPATKEK encoded by the coding sequence ATGAAGTATGATGCATTAGGAATGATTGAGACAAAGGGACTAGTAGGATCTATCGAAGCAGCAGATGCGATGGTAAAGGCAGCAAATGTGACGCTGATCGGTAAGGAATTCGTAGGCGGCGGACTGGTGACGGTTATGGTTCGGGGAGATGTAGGTGCGGTAAAGGCTGCGACAGATGCCGGAGCAGCTGCAGCTCAGCGAGTTGGTGAACTGATATCAGTCCATGTTATTCCGAGGCCACACGCAGAGGTAGAAAGCATTCTGCCCGCAACAAAAGAGAAATAA
- the bioB gene encoding biotin synthase BioB, with amino-acid sequence MINHLKEQVLQGYHISRDEALALWEAAQQSAQQLEILCTCADDIRQYFCGNHFDICTIINGKCGSCSEDCKYCAQSSHYLAETPTYSLLNTDRLLSGAAYNQERGILRYSIVTSGRTVNPEELDQLCASYQSIQKSQSISLCASHGLLTYEQLLQLKEAGVVRYHNNLETSRRNFPAVCTTHTYDDKIATIEAAQRAGLSVCSGGIMGLGETMVDRIDMAFDLKELGVQSVPINILNPIPHTPLEDQPILSLDEVRGIVALYRFILPTTALRLAGGRELLSDKGRSVFASGANAAISGDMLTTSGIRISSDLEMIQDLGFTLSAL; translated from the coding sequence ATGATAAACCACTTAAAAGAACAAGTCCTTCAAGGCTACCATATATCCAGGGATGAAGCCCTAGCTCTGTGGGAAGCGGCTCAACAGTCAGCCCAGCAGTTAGAAATTCTTTGCACCTGTGCTGATGACATCCGCCAATATTTCTGCGGGAATCACTTTGATATTTGCACAATCATCAACGGAAAATGTGGCAGCTGCTCAGAAGACTGCAAATATTGTGCCCAGTCCAGCCATTACTTGGCAGAGACACCAACCTACTCTCTGCTGAATACAGACCGTCTTTTATCTGGTGCGGCCTACAACCAAGAACGGGGAATCCTGCGGTATTCCATCGTTACCTCCGGCCGAACCGTAAATCCAGAGGAACTGGATCAGCTATGTGCCAGCTATCAGTCCATTCAGAAGAGTCAATCCATTTCCTTATGCGCCTCCCATGGTTTGCTGACCTACGAACAACTTTTACAGCTGAAGGAAGCTGGGGTTGTTCGCTATCACAACAACCTGGAAACCTCCAGAAGAAATTTTCCGGCGGTGTGCACCACCCATACTTATGATGACAAGATTGCCACCATCGAAGCGGCCCAAAGAGCTGGACTGTCTGTGTGCAGCGGCGGTATCATGGGCTTGGGAGAGACCATGGTCGATCGGATAGATATGGCTTTTGATTTAAAAGAGCTGGGGGTTCAATCTGTACCCATCAATATTCTAAATCCCATTCCACACACGCCCCTTGAAGACCAACCGATTTTAAGCCTAGACGAAGTCCGAGGGATTGTGGCTCTCTATCGCTTCATCCTGCCTACCACGGCTTTACGTCTAGCAGGTGGTCGGGAGCTCTTGTCCGACAAAGGTCGAAGTGTCTTTGCCTCCGGTGCCAATGCCGCCATATCTGGGGATATGCTGACTACTTCGGGCATCCGTATCAGCAGCGACCTGGAGATGATTCAAGATTTGGGATTTACCCTCTCTGCCCTCTGA
- a CDS encoding EutN/CcmL family microcompartment protein, whose protein sequence is MLTGRLIDNIWATRKADSLNGLKFMQAELIGGGSSDGQRIIVVDIISAGIGDRVMITQGSSARRMLGDDTIPVDAVVIGIIDEDCGFE, encoded by the coding sequence ATGTTAACAGGAAGACTGATTGATAATATTTGGGCAACGAGGAAAGCGGATTCGCTAAATGGACTGAAGTTTATGCAGGCCGAATTAATCGGCGGCGGAAGCAGTGACGGTCAGCGGATTATTGTAGTAGATATTATCAGTGCGGGGATTGGTGATAGAGTAATGATCACTCAGGGCTCATCGGCTCGAAGAATGTTAGGCGATGATACCATACCGGTAGATGCGGTAGTCATAGGAATCATCGACGAAGACTGTGGCTTTGAATAG
- a CDS encoding BMC domain-containing protein, translating into MGEIVTNGIQRVIEESVPGKQVTIAHVIASPTPDIYERLGIDDKGAIGILTLSPYETAIIAADIATKTAQVEIGFLDRFTGSVVIVGDVQSVETALVAVVNTLKNMLAFMTAPITRT; encoded by the coding sequence ATGGGAGAAATTGTTACAAATGGAATACAGCGTGTTATCGAAGAGTCGGTGCCTGGCAAACAAGTCACGATTGCCCATGTAATTGCCTCTCCTACGCCTGACATTTATGAACGTTTGGGAATTGACGATAAAGGTGCGATTGGTATATTGACATTGTCTCCATATGAGACGGCCATTATAGCCGCAGATATTGCAACTAAAACTGCGCAGGTTGAAATCGGATTTTTAGATCGGTTTACCGGATCTGTTGTCATTGTTGGAGATGTTCAAAGTGTTGAAACAGCACTGGTTGCTGTCGTGAACACGTTGAAAAATATGTTGGCCTTTATGACGGCACCCATTACGCGAACATGA
- a CDS encoding EutP/PduV family microcompartment system protein — MRRKRVMVVGPTNCGKTTLVNTFNNNNGSLRKTPDLMYGAKTIDVPASYIENAWMYKHIIAAAQDASHVLILVDQSRPIEVYSPGFAKIFHCPVVGIISKCDLKPDNEEVCIKQLKRMGVLEPYFKVSIPRGLGLEALEKYLFENHDE; from the coding sequence ATGAGACGAAAACGAGTAATGGTGGTGGGTCCCACCAATTGTGGAAAGACGACCCTAGTAAATACATTTAATAACAATAACGGTTCGCTTCGAAAAACGCCGGATCTGATGTATGGTGCTAAGACGATAGATGTACCGGCATCCTATATTGAAAATGCCTGGATGTACAAGCATATTATTGCCGCAGCACAAGATGCCTCCCATGTACTGATCTTAGTGGATCAGTCAAGACCAATTGAAGTTTATTCTCCTGGATTTGCCAAGATCTTTCATTGTCCGGTGGTGGGAATTATCAGTAAATGTGATTTGAAACCAGATAATGAAGAGGTTTGTATCAAACAGTTGAAGCGGATGGGAGTCCTGGAACCTTACTTTAAAGTAAGTATTCCAAGGGGCCTCGGTCTTGAAGCCTTGGAAAAATATCTATTTGAAAATCACGATGAGTAA
- a CDS encoding MIP/aquaporin family protein, whose product MKKDSLGAQCLAEWFGTFFFLVIGIGSVAVLVLGLSDINYPWMAACWGVAISLAIYIVAGISGAHLNPAVTIALAAFGGFDKKKVVPYIVAQIVGGITAAALVYFLFRANILSFESANGIIRGTTEGLGAGGIFVTQAGASVSMFTAFINEMFLTFVLVLVIFATTDANNSAAPTGGIPAIMIGASVTFAGIALGPLTGFAMNPARDLGPRLFLLMSGWGDKALGSHYYGLIIPIFATIAGGLIAGALYKNVIGKRFI is encoded by the coding sequence ATGAAAAAGGATTCATTAGGGGCTCAATGCCTGGCGGAATGGTTTGGTACATTTTTCTTTTTAGTGATAGGTATTGGTTCCGTAGCAGTTTTAGTTCTGGGCTTGAGCGATATTAATTATCCCTGGATGGCTGCCTGTTGGGGAGTTGCAATCTCTCTAGCCATTTACATAGTTGCCGGCATAAGCGGGGCTCACCTAAATCCAGCGGTCACTATCGCATTAGCTGCATTTGGCGGATTTGATAAGAAAAAAGTTGTGCCGTATATAGTGGCACAGATTGTCGGTGGTATCACTGCAGCAGCATTGGTATATTTTCTGTTCAGGGCAAACATTTTATCGTTTGAAAGTGCAAATGGTATCATTCGCGGAACCACGGAAGGTTTGGGTGCGGGGGGCATCTTTGTTACCCAGGCTGGTGCATCTGTAAGTATGTTTACAGCCTTTATCAACGAAATGTTCTTAACCTTTGTTCTAGTATTAGTTATATTTGCGACTACAGATGCCAATAACAGTGCGGCGCCTACGGGAGGCATTCCAGCTATTATGATTGGTGCAAGTGTTACTTTCGCCGGTATTGCATTAGGCCCTTTAACGGGGTTTGCCATGAATCCGGCAAGAGATCTGGGACCAAGGTTATTTCTTTTAATGAGTGGATGGGGAGATAAGGCTTTAGGATCGCATTACTACGGTTTAATTATACCTATATTTGCCACCATTGCCGGAGGGTTAATAGCAGGTGCTCTTTACAAAAACGTTATCGGAAAACGTTTCATCTAA
- a CDS encoding glycyl-radical enzyme activating protein: protein MNQAVYNTKGIITEIQRFSVHDGPGIRTLVFLKGCPLKCKWCCNPETQDMDCQPIVEAGEPKIVGKTVSVAEIMSEVKKDSIYYRRSGGGITLSGGEVLAQPGFAKAILEACNTAGINTAIETSGFASFETIEPLIPFVNLILYDVKHVSDEKHRIFTGQSNSLILSNLAKLSDKNIPLIARIPVIPTFNHTAEEIEAISCYVANLKGVKEIHLLPYHRLGESKYQGLERDYEFNSIEPLSQEDMSKLLEVVKKTGLPCQIGG, encoded by the coding sequence ATGAATCAAGCAGTTTACAATACAAAAGGAATCATCACCGAGATACAACGATTCTCCGTTCATGATGGACCAGGGATAAGGACCCTTGTCTTTCTAAAAGGATGCCCGCTTAAATGCAAATGGTGCTGCAATCCAGAAACACAGGATATGGATTGCCAGCCTATTGTGGAAGCAGGCGAGCCTAAAATCGTAGGCAAGACGGTTTCAGTAGCGGAGATCATGAGCGAGGTGAAAAAGGACAGCATCTATTACAGGAGATCTGGGGGAGGCATTACCTTGTCTGGGGGAGAGGTTCTGGCGCAGCCTGGCTTTGCCAAAGCTATTCTGGAAGCTTGTAATACGGCCGGCATTAATACCGCAATAGAAACAAGTGGATTTGCAAGCTTTGAAACAATTGAGCCCCTGATTCCTTTTGTCAACTTGATCTTATATGATGTGAAGCATGTTTCTGATGAGAAGCACCGGATTTTTACAGGACAATCTAACAGCTTGATTTTATCCAACTTGGCGAAGCTAAGTGATAAAAATATTCCGCTTATTGCCCGAATTCCGGTAATCCCTACGTTTAATCATACAGCAGAGGAAATAGAGGCCATTAGCTGTTATGTAGCAAACTTGAAAGGTGTAAAGGAAATTCACTTACTGCCTTATCATAGACTTGGAGAGAGCAAATATCAGGGATTGGAACGAGATTATGAGTTCAATTCCATCGAGCCCCTATCACAGGAAGACATGAGTAAACTGCTGGAAGTCGTCAAGAAAACCGGATTGCCTTGTCAAATCGGCGGCTGA